Proteins from a genomic interval of Limnochordia bacterium:
- a CDS encoding bifunctional nuclease family protein: MIRMKVKVVGVDQRSMLPVVVITDTQERGFIPIVIGPAEANAITIQLEGIQPPRPITHDLITSIIEAFGAKIVKIAITDLRDETYYARIYIETAKGQLDIDARPSDAIALALRTNCPIYITEQVAAKAMVNNKPIDDEEIEQFKQMLDNLTPDDFKKNLH; this comes from the coding sequence ATGATCAGGATGAAGGTCAAAGTTGTGGGAGTTGATCAAAGGTCGATGTTACCGGTCGTAGTGATCACTGATACCCAGGAGCGGGGTTTTATTCCCATAGTCATTGGACCGGCCGAAGCAAATGCTATCACGATCCAGTTAGAAGGAATCCAACCCCCAAGGCCGATTACCCATGACCTAATAACATCGATTATTGAAGCATTTGGTGCAAAGATTGTCAAAATTGCGATCACTGACCTACGTGATGAAACCTATTATGCTAGGATATACATTGAAACAGCTAAGGGCCAACTTGATATCGATGCACGGCCAAGTGATGCGATTGCTTTGGCGCTAAGAACTAATTGCCCAATTTATATTACTGAGCAAGTTGCGGCGAAGGCGATGGTCAACAATAAGCCTATCGACGATGAGGAAATCGAGCAGTTTAAGCAGATGCTCGATAACTTGACTCCCGACGATTTTAAGAAAAATCTTCATTGA